The proteins below come from a single Chryseobacterium capnotolerans genomic window:
- a CDS encoding helix-turn-helix domain-containing protein, which yields MKFAIFNDVDVLPVLNLSIPEAKKIKNLFEIIFAETKVSGVPMTTLVLSLLKSLLLKIYQIKKESFPIDNLYTSNSIRFQVFQELVENHFRNQHNLTFYSEQLKFSTRTLNELCKRNSHKTAHQLIKDRLLLEAKRMLTYTDFSIKEIAFQLGFDDSSYFTRFFMVNNQMSPTEFRKLHS from the coding sequence TTGAAATTTGCTATTTTCAATGATGTTGACGTTCTCCCGGTTCTTAATTTATCGATACCGGAGGCAAAAAAAATCAAAAATCTTTTTGAAATTATTTTTGCTGAAACCAAAGTAAGTGGAGTTCCAATGACAACATTGGTTTTAAGTTTATTAAAATCTTTACTGTTAAAGATATATCAAATCAAAAAAGAAAGTTTCCCGATCGATAATCTTTATACTTCCAATTCTATTCGGTTTCAGGTGTTTCAGGAGTTGGTGGAAAATCATTTTAGAAATCAGCACAACCTTACCTTTTATAGTGAGCAGCTTAAATTTTCAACAAGAACTTTGAACGAGTTATGTAAAAGAAACAGCCATAAAACAGCTCATCAGCTCATTAAAGACAGGCTTTTATTAGAAGCTAAAAGAATGTTGACTTACACAGATTTTTCGATTAAAGAAATTGCTTTTCAGCTGGGTTTTGATGATTCTTCATATTTTACAAGATTTTTTATGGTAAATAATCAGATGAGTCCAACAGAGTTCAGAAAACTTCATTCTTAG